A stretch of Lachancea thermotolerans CBS 6340 chromosome D complete sequence DNA encodes these proteins:
- the CYB5 gene encoding Cyb5p (similar to uniprot|P40312 Saccharomyces cerevisiae YNL111C CYB5 Cytochrome b5 involved in the sterol and lipid biosynthesis pathways required for sterol C5-6 and fatty acid desaturation) codes for MAKLYSYKEIAEHNTENDLWMIIDGKVYDCTKFMDEHPGGEEVLLDLGGQDATGPFADIGHSDDAVKMLEDLYVGDVDKDSEPIAVVKGDPASTTTGGEGNGVMILAIAAVALAVVYFYLNQK; via the coding sequence ATGGCCAAGCTTTACTCCTACAAAGAAATCGCTGAACACAACACCGAAAATGATCTATGGATGATCATCGACGGTAAGGTGTACGACTGTACCAAGTTCATGGACGAGCACCCAGGTGGTGAAGAAGTTCTCTTGGACCTTGGTGGACAAGACGCCACCGGGCCTTTCGCTGATATCGGCCACTCGGATGATGCCGTCAAGATGTTGGAGGACCTGTACGTGGGGGACGTTGACAAGGACAGTGAGCCAATTGCGGTGGTCAAGGGAGACCCAGCATCCACAACCACAGGTGGTGAAGGTAACGGCGTAATGATCCTCGCGATCGCCGCCGTTGCACTAGCCGTTGTCTACTTCTACCTGAATCAGAAATGA